gagctgctgttgcctgcatccataactgtgcttgtatacaactgaaagctaaggacacattatcttgaactgtaccaagtgcttctactatcagcttgtggtcttggtccccggccgtttcccattttgacagaactttcgaaatctgccactggctagttcctaatgccaatagagatgactgcaagggttgcttcaattttgttaggctacttgctgcagtggccaacctattcatcagtatttccgaatcaattccatttaaaactcctaatcctgtccctaatatgccagttagatcccttcttgttctgctcctgaggtatgcctgtttttgtaaccatgttgtccagccctcaaaggaagtttttaggaaggaggagcaggctggttggatttttgagatgttaatttgcattatcaactccacacgtttgagagaccattctggattgaataatagttgctgctcacccacattccttactacataggggcctaccccatacacctcaggttcaagtttgggttgagtctgaactatttgagtcttggtgtgggctgtataggattctgctgtggtaaaaggtgtagtatctattttgaatttaaatgaaagcccgatatcttcctgtgcccaaaggcaagttatttctacaggctgtattaaggtgaaattgcaccagcagtctgattcatttgggctatcacagatttcctggtgttcatgtacaccaggagaggttgagacactaatttcatttggtctctcataagctgtcccatttatcatccggcaccctaccttaatttcttctcctctgatcccttgaagtgtccacagcttccgttcctgccattcctgctccccatatacctgatctccatgaattaccacagtggataggtttaaatcctttatctcagaaggttttcccatggatccagtatactgattaaacgcctgggaccaaggccattcagcattgctctgaataaaggtactttcaagttctaaaacttcagttatgataacacacaaaacaattctacaaactaaaatatgagctactcccgaccgcaatatactcattttgcccgagtaagttttagtctcagttcattgtctcctggcgtcactcctcaagaggtttctgggccttcttcacctgagagtgatgaatccaggcgttctgctccttgattttgattgcagtgaaggtggtgagaagcacttggaatggtccttcccactgtggttccaaggtcttttctgtaagagacttaaaatatacataatctccaggttgtatattatgtactggcccatctaattccctgctccgagttccagccacatgtttctcaatttccttgagctgtttgtttaaagccaccatgtaggtggctagtgttacctctccaatatgggtggacactcccttttgtattccatatggtcttccatagagtatttcaaaagggcttaacttttctttagctcgaggtttcgtttgaattcgcaacagtgctattggaagagcctggggccaaggtagattagcttcctgccccagtcttatgatttgctgtttaatcaaatgattcatcttctccacctggccgcttgattgggggcggtatggggtgtggagttcccagtctatgcccaggtggctactaatctgttgtactattttggaaacgaaatgtgatcctctatctgaggatattgtggctggaactccgaagcgtggcattatttcttgtaataatactctggtcacctctctagctttgacagttctggtgggaacgcttctggccaccctgaaaatgtgtctgtcaataccagcaaatatcgatacccccctttccttgtgagttctgaaaagtcaatttgccactgctgtccaggcccatggcctctcccactctgaccgagtttcggtctgggggtatttttggggttagtctggaggcaaagatcacactgtcgggtcacctgagtaatagtggcatataaattcctagcaacaattctttcaatc
The genomic region above belongs to Melospiza melodia melodia isolate bMelMel2 unplaced genomic scaffold, bMelMel2.pri scaffold_47, whole genome shotgun sequence and contains:
- the LOC134434776 gene encoding uncharacterized protein LOC134434776, translating into MSILRSGVAHILVCRIVLCVIITEVLELESTFIQSNAEWPWSQAFNQYTGSMGKPSEIKDLNLSTVVIHGDQVYGEQEWQERKLWTLQGIRGEEIKVGCRMINGTAYERPNEISVSTSPGVHEHQEICDSPNESDCWCNFTLIQPVEITCLWAQEDIGLSFKFKIDTTPFTTAESYTAHTKTQIVQTQPKLEPEVYGVGPYVVRNVGEQQLLFNPEWSLKRVELIMQINISKIQPACSSFLKTSFEGWTTWLQKQAYLRSRTRRDLTGILGTGLGVLNGIDSEILMNRLATAASSLTKLKQPLQSSLLALGTSQWQISKVLSKWETAGDQDHKLIVEALGTVQDNVSLAFSCIQAQLWMQATAALIIRKGGEGNFPAEIRKVVWDNAIDFERKFQSWWTMVNFTYDPVSNVATAFVLTINAQDVCLDTEQSICHFEIHPVTDHKTVLVYTGKGCMLENCLCCCTN